One stretch of Aquimarina sp. Aq107 DNA includes these proteins:
- the bluB gene encoding 5,6-dimethylbenzimidazole synthase — protein sequence MSKFTSEHIETLEKIILARRDVRGNRFIDTPVSQKDLDKILFAGVNAPSVGFSQPWEFVIIKDVVTRTKIKESFFEENEKAKVLFKEKKAEAYTQLKLEGIIESDLNIAVFYKPSTDPTLGQTTMKEAGVYSVVCAIQNMWLMARALDIGLGWVSILDPNKIKAILNAPEDRQLIGYLCLGHVDKFYESPELERLQWEKRKNISDVVIKESY from the coding sequence ATGAGCAAATTTACTTCAGAACATATAGAGACTCTAGAAAAGATAATTCTTGCACGTAGAGATGTGAGAGGAAACCGTTTTATAGATACGCCTGTTTCTCAAAAAGATTTAGATAAGATTTTATTTGCAGGAGTAAATGCACCTTCGGTTGGGTTTTCGCAACCTTGGGAGTTTGTTATTATTAAAGATGTAGTCACTAGAACTAAAATAAAAGAAAGTTTTTTTGAAGAAAATGAAAAGGCAAAAGTATTGTTTAAAGAAAAAAAAGCGGAGGCCTATACTCAATTAAAGTTGGAAGGTATTATAGAATCGGATTTGAATATTGCTGTTTTCTATAAACCAAGCACTGATCCTACTTTAGGACAAACGACTATGAAGGAAGCAGGAGTGTATTCTGTGGTTTGTGCCATTCAAAATATGTGGTTAATGGCTAGAGCTTTAGACATTGGTTTAGGTTGGGTAAGTATTTTGGACCCAAATAAAATTAAAGCCATTTTAAACGCTCCTGAAGATAGACAGTTAATAGGTTATTTATGTTTAGGACACGTAGATAAGTTCTATGAGAGTCCAGAATTGGAACGTTTACAATGGGAAAAACGCAAGAACATAAGCGATGTTGTAATTAAAGAATCTTATTAA
- the cbiE gene encoding precorrin-6y C5,15-methyltransferase (decarboxylating) subunit CbiE, whose amino-acid sequence MIKTAKHIDYYLIGISNHPTPVWNSEVLQLIKESSVFSGGKRHYELVQSYLPKNHRWIEISGKMDALIEQYKTVDVSIVVFASGDPFFYGFGNTLQRLLPNGQLKAFPYFNSIQLLCHKTQTNYNVLKSISVHGRDWSALDEALINRNELIGVLTDDKKTPAVIAKRMLQYGFDNYSITIGESLDGDDERIEQLDISTCSIKTHHRLNCVLLKRIRSKEKLFGIPDAAFIPLENRANMITKMPIRLSTINALALQDQRVFWDIGSCTGSVAIEAKQHFPHINVIAFEKRTECRTIIQQNTERLGTPGIEIVIDDFFNINLKNYPTPDVVFIGGHGGRLKELIQTVYQLNPGVRFVTNAVRESSSIVFISVLTKLKYTISTNTIQLNEHNTISIHTAEK is encoded by the coding sequence ATGATAAAAACCGCAAAACATATTGATTATTATTTGATTGGTATTAGTAATCATCCTACTCCTGTTTGGAATAGCGAAGTGCTACAATTAATTAAAGAATCGTCTGTTTTTTCTGGTGGAAAACGTCATTATGAATTGGTACAATCATATTTACCTAAAAATCATAGGTGGATTGAGATTTCGGGAAAAATGGATGCTTTAATAGAACAATACAAAACGGTTGACGTTTCTATTGTTGTTTTTGCTTCGGGAGATCCTTTTTTCTATGGTTTCGGAAATACATTACAACGTTTATTACCTAACGGACAGCTCAAAGCTTTTCCCTATTTCAATAGTATTCAGTTACTCTGTCATAAAACGCAAACAAATTACAATGTATTAAAATCAATATCGGTTCACGGTAGAGACTGGTCAGCTTTAGATGAAGCATTAATCAATAGAAATGAATTGATTGGTGTTTTAACAGATGACAAAAAAACACCAGCAGTAATAGCGAAACGTATGTTACAATATGGTTTTGACAATTATTCAATTACTATTGGTGAATCTTTAGATGGTGATGATGAACGTATTGAACAACTTGATATATCCACTTGTTCAATCAAAACACATCATAGATTAAATTGTGTGTTATTAAAACGGATAAGATCTAAGGAAAAACTGTTTGGTATTCCTGATGCTGCTTTTATTCCTTTAGAGAATCGAGCGAATATGATTACCAAAATGCCCATCCGTTTAAGTACCATTAATGCATTAGCATTACAAGATCAACGTGTTTTTTGGGATATAGGTTCTTGCACAGGCTCTGTAGCTATTGAAGCAAAGCAACATTTTCCGCATATAAATGTAATAGCTTTCGAAAAACGAACTGAATGCAGGACTATTATCCAACAGAACACCGAACGTTTAGGAACGCCAGGTATTGAAATTGTAATTGATGATTTCTTTAATATTAATTTAAAAAACTATCCTACGCCTGATGTTGTTTTTATTGGTGGACACGGAGGTCGTTTAAAAGAATTAATCCAAACAGTTTATCAATTAAATCCGGGAGTTCGATTTGTAACTAATGCGGTAAGAGAAAGTAGTAGCATCGTATTCATTTCAGTACTTACGAAGTTAAAATATACGATTAGCACGAATACCATACAGTTAAACGAACACAATACAATTAGCATTCACACAGCAGAAAAATAA
- the cobM gene encoding precorrin-4 C(11)-methyltransferase, whose product MKKIAIIAVTEKGLEKALVIQKEFPKSVVITTLSSTNGNVSTINSISNYLNENFTKLDGICFVTALGICVRLIAPYIQDKNSDPAVVSVDDLGLNVQSVLSGHKGGANDFTSKIAAVLGAKPIISTSSDVQNIWALDTLGTQFDWQVKSSLSMNKTMALFVNNKPTALLLDIKDKGTQHLEKTLPNFVTVFYREADIDYAQFELCIAISYKMYEVSIPSLFFIPKVLSIGSGCSKQLDSVLFETTLKEELRRRNIHFSAIKNFGSIDIKAGQQAYLDFSNNNKIPFSTFTADEINTITVPNPSEVVRSKIGVQGVSESTAMLLSGNKNVVIEKQKIHLDNGEKFTFSVALDTKVERSTAIAIIGAGPGDEELITVKGKQYLEEADCVLYAGSLVPEEMTSWCKSGAVVRNSAMMTLEEQVSIMQEHYKKGNSIVRLQSGDPSLYGAIQEQMTIFDELGMDYFIVPGISAFSAAAAVLKSEFTIPEVVQSIVLTRGEGKTPMPSKESISAFAATNATMCIFLSAGIAKKVEAQLLEHFNADTPVAVMYRISWKDEEIFQGKLEDLAEIVKKSKKTRTVLIVVGHAIGARKNRSQLYSPEWKHIFRTNKKFVVTE is encoded by the coding sequence ATGAAAAAAATAGCCATCATAGCAGTAACTGAAAAAGGCCTTGAAAAAGCCCTTGTTATTCAGAAAGAATTTCCAAAATCGGTGGTCATAACTACGTTATCATCAACTAATGGAAACGTGTCTACTATTAACTCTATTTCGAACTATTTAAATGAAAATTTTACAAAATTAGATGGTATTTGTTTTGTTACTGCATTAGGTATTTGTGTACGACTAATTGCACCATATATTCAAGATAAAAATAGTGATCCAGCTGTGGTCTCGGTAGATGATTTAGGATTAAATGTACAATCAGTATTGAGTGGTCATAAAGGTGGTGCAAATGATTTTACTTCGAAAATTGCAGCAGTTTTAGGAGCAAAACCTATTATATCTACTTCGAGTGATGTACAAAACATTTGGGCATTAGATACGCTAGGTACTCAATTTGATTGGCAAGTGAAAAGTTCATTGTCTATGAACAAAACGATGGCGCTTTTTGTAAATAATAAGCCCACGGCTTTATTGTTAGATATTAAAGATAAAGGTACTCAGCATTTAGAAAAAACACTGCCCAATTTTGTCACTGTTTTTTATAGGGAAGCAGATATTGATTACGCACAGTTTGAATTATGTATCGCTATAAGTTATAAGATGTATGAAGTTAGTATTCCAAGTTTGTTTTTTATTCCAAAAGTACTTTCGATAGGTTCAGGGTGTTCTAAACAGTTAGATTCAGTGCTGTTTGAAACCACTTTAAAAGAAGAATTACGACGTAGAAATATTCACTTTTCGGCCATTAAAAACTTTGGTTCCATTGATATCAAAGCAGGACAACAAGCGTATTTGGACTTCAGTAACAATAACAAGATTCCTTTTAGCACATTTACGGCAGATGAAATAAATACGATTACAGTACCTAATCCAAGTGAAGTAGTGCGATCTAAAATTGGTGTACAGGGTGTTTCAGAATCTACAGCAATGTTACTTTCTGGAAATAAAAATGTAGTAATTGAAAAGCAGAAAATCCATTTAGATAACGGTGAGAAGTTTACATTTTCTGTAGCATTAGATACTAAAGTCGAACGTAGTACTGCTATTGCTATTATTGGTGCTGGACCTGGAGATGAGGAATTAATAACGGTAAAAGGAAAACAATATTTAGAAGAAGCCGATTGTGTATTATATGCAGGTAGTTTAGTGCCCGAAGAAATGACCAGTTGGTGTAAATCAGGTGCTGTAGTTAGAAATTCTGCAATGATGACCTTAGAAGAGCAAGTGTCTATCATGCAAGAACATTATAAAAAAGGAAATTCAATTGTACGTTTACAATCTGGTGACCCTTCTTTATATGGCGCTATCCAAGAACAGATGACCATTTTTGACGAGTTGGGGATGGATTATTTTATTGTACCAGGAATTTCTGCATTTAGCGCAGCAGCAGCAGTTTTAAAATCAGAATTTACGATTCCTGAAGTCGTACAATCTATTGTATTAACGCGTGGTGAAGGCAAAACACCAATGCCTTCTAAAGAAAGTATTTCGGCATTTGCAGCAACGAATGCTACTATGTGTATCTTTTTAAGTGCTGGAATTGCTAAAAAAGTAGAAGCGCAATTATTAGAACATTTTAATGCAGATACTCCAGTAGCTGTAATGTATAGAATATCATGGAAGGATGAAGAAATTTTTCAGGGAAAATTAGAGGATCTGGCAGAAATTGTGAAGAAAAGCAAGAAAACGAGAACCGTATTAATTGTCGTAGGTCATGCTATTGGCGCACGTAAGAACAGGTCACAATTATACAGTCCGGAATGGAAACATATTTTTAGAACCAATAAGAAATTTGTAGTTACAGAATAA
- a CDS encoding precorrin-6A/cobalt-precorrin-6A reductase translates to MILVFGGTTEGKKTATLLESMALPFVYSTKTNISFKTTKIASYRHGVLDEQQLEKYIIKNDIEMIVNASHPFAELLHDTIAKVAEFLQIPVIRFGRQLLPKTAHLLVSYVNTYDEALELLKEDQRVLVLTGVQSIKRLTPWWQKNTTYFRILNRPESLAIAEESDFPKEQLILGLPSANLKKEIEVIKMHQIDVVLTKETGNSGFLSTKIEAALKTDVQIIIINQPKIPMYFKVIYTTSALELLISKTIVV, encoded by the coding sequence ATGATATTAGTTTTTGGAGGAACAACAGAAGGTAAAAAAACAGCCACTTTATTAGAAAGTATGGCCTTGCCTTTCGTGTATTCTACAAAAACAAATATCTCTTTTAAAACAACTAAGATTGCTAGTTACAGACACGGTGTGTTAGATGAGCAACAATTAGAAAAATACATCATTAAGAATGATATAGAAATGATTGTAAATGCTTCTCATCCATTTGCAGAACTATTGCACGATACTATAGCTAAAGTGGCAGAATTTTTACAAATTCCTGTTATACGATTTGGACGACAATTACTTCCTAAAACAGCACATTTGTTAGTGTCTTATGTCAATACGTATGATGAGGCTTTAGAATTATTAAAAGAAGATCAAAGAGTACTGGTGCTAACTGGAGTGCAATCGATTAAAAGATTAACACCTTGGTGGCAAAAAAACACTACATATTTTAGAATATTAAACAGACCTGAATCACTAGCAATTGCGGAAGAAAGTGATTTCCCTAAAGAACAATTGATTTTAGGACTGCCTTCTGCCAACTTGAAAAAAGAAATCGAGGTGATTAAAATGCATCAGATCGATGTTGTTTTAACTAAAGAAACAGGAAATAGTGGGTTTTTAAGCACAAAAATTGAAGCAGCTTTAAAAACAGATGTACAAATCATTATTATCAATCAACCAAAAATACCAATGTATTTTAAGGTAATATATACTACTTCAGCCTTGGAATTATTAATCTCTAAAACGATTGTAGTATGA
- the cbiD gene encoding cobalt-precorrin-5B (C(1))-methyltransferase CbiD, whose translation MSLRKIPKGPLRDGFTTGTCATAAAKSGLKAIIHQKKNKTVNVYLPIDKILEIPIHHCEFTESTSNCSVIKDAGDDPDVTNGAEIGCMLKLTQEKGIQFIAGEGVGTVTLKGLELAIGEPAINPVPRKMIASALQKLLHDYDLECGVSVTVYVTDGKKLAKRTLNERVGIMNGISILGTTGIVKPYSASSYIASIEQGIDVAVANKVTELVINSGARSEKFLSKKFNHLPEQAFIHYGNWIGETLNKINQSPIEKVSIGIMLGKAVKLAGGVIDTHSCVSSWNKDFVVELAQKIGYKDVDKIKSLNMAGRLIELFDFEQDAPFFQLLLKHCYQHTHVKIKQVTLDIYLIHKNGTFIKYNKK comes from the coding sequence ATGAGTTTGAGAAAAATTCCAAAAGGGCCTTTAAGAGATGGATTTACTACTGGCACTTGCGCTACTGCTGCTGCTAAATCAGGTTTGAAGGCTATTATTCATCAGAAAAAAAATAAGACTGTTAACGTATACTTACCGATAGATAAAATCCTCGAAATACCTATTCACCATTGCGAGTTTACAGAAAGCACATCCAACTGTTCGGTAATTAAAGATGCGGGAGATGACCCAGATGTTACCAATGGGGCAGAGATTGGTTGTATGCTAAAATTAACACAAGAAAAAGGAATTCAGTTCATTGCCGGAGAAGGTGTTGGCACGGTTACGCTTAAAGGCTTAGAATTGGCTATTGGAGAGCCTGCCATTAATCCTGTTCCAAGAAAAATGATAGCTAGCGCTCTTCAAAAATTATTACACGATTACGATTTAGAGTGCGGTGTATCGGTTACTGTGTATGTTACTGATGGGAAAAAATTAGCCAAACGAACACTGAATGAGAGGGTTGGTATTATGAATGGGATTTCTATTTTAGGAACCACCGGAATTGTAAAACCCTATTCCGCTTCATCTTATATAGCAAGTATAGAACAAGGAATTGATGTTGCAGTGGCAAATAAGGTAACAGAGTTGGTTATTAATTCTGGTGCCAGAAGCGAAAAGTTCCTGTCAAAAAAATTTAATCATTTACCTGAGCAAGCTTTTATTCATTATGGTAATTGGATAGGAGAAACTCTCAATAAAATTAATCAATCACCGATAGAAAAGGTAAGTATTGGGATTATGCTAGGCAAGGCTGTAAAACTAGCTGGTGGAGTTATCGATACGCATAGCTGTGTCTCTAGTTGGAATAAAGATTTTGTAGTAGAATTAGCGCAAAAAATTGGTTATAAGGATGTAGATAAAATCAAATCCTTAAATATGGCTGGACGGTTGATAGAGTTATTTGATTTTGAGCAAGACGCTCCTTTTTTTCAGTTGCTGTTAAAACATTGTTATCAACATACACATGTGAAAATTAAACAGGTGACACTCGATATTTACCTTATTCATAAAAACGGAACATTTATTAAATATAATAAAAAATGA
- a CDS encoding AAA family ATPase, translating into MIQDEKQINFPFSAIVSQDDFKLALILNLVDPLIGGVLAIGDKGTGKTTLIRSLTNLMSTQQSFPFINLPIGVSEDRLIGSIDLEQLINAKKEVVNLGLMAQAHQGVLYVDEVNLLQDYLTDILLDAAASGSYYLEREGISRYFKSQFCLVGSMNPEEGNVRPQLKDRFGLSVRITTPTDPKVRQQIIKQRFEFDDNPVEFVANYKNKDEDIAIQIERAKKNLKSIKINDSIIEYCSALAVQHQVEGLRADILLLKTARAYTSYLNQSEVTTEAVDKIADFVLNHRSTNQHQNQKQPNQNENEQPKESPSNGTPSKEENIHILSPLNEFRKPKDIAANTIDNGANSNQINQATITSINTKKTVSQYVATDKFELKTKRKNNLLKQHHIFLIDSSGSMMKDEIIAYAKGAVHKIAEQSKKQHTQFSMVSLFDGEAQHILNQTGILKEIETVLTDLKTGGKTNLIAGFKKIKGICSDIAFHHHLHIITDGKLNTEHTLEDIVLAFQTYCKGIHTTQIVDAEKGVVKIGVAKEFAKRIQANYEILMRTTVSESPKYTEG; encoded by the coding sequence ATGATACAAGACGAAAAACAAATCAATTTTCCTTTTTCAGCTATTGTTAGTCAAGATGATTTTAAGCTAGCACTTATATTAAATTTGGTTGATCCTCTTATTGGAGGAGTATTAGCTATTGGTGATAAAGGAACCGGAAAAACTACGCTCATTAGATCGCTAACAAATCTAATGAGTACTCAACAATCTTTTCCCTTTATTAATTTACCTATTGGTGTTTCTGAAGACAGACTTATTGGAAGCATTGATTTAGAACAATTGATCAATGCTAAGAAAGAAGTTGTCAACTTAGGTTTAATGGCACAAGCACACCAAGGTGTTTTGTATGTAGATGAGGTGAACTTACTACAAGATTACCTTACAGACATTTTATTAGATGCAGCTGCTTCTGGTAGTTACTATTTAGAACGAGAAGGCATCTCTCGTTATTTTAAAAGTCAATTTTGTTTAGTTGGCTCTATGAATCCTGAAGAAGGAAATGTAAGGCCTCAATTAAAAGATCGTTTTGGATTAAGTGTTCGTATAACAACACCTACAGATCCGAAAGTACGTCAGCAAATTATCAAACAACGTTTCGAGTTTGATGATAACCCGGTAGAGTTTGTCGCTAATTATAAAAATAAAGATGAAGATATAGCGATACAAATAGAAAGGGCTAAAAAGAATTTAAAATCTATAAAAATAAATGATTCAATTATAGAATATTGTAGTGCATTAGCTGTTCAGCATCAAGTAGAAGGTTTGCGTGCAGATATTTTATTACTGAAAACTGCTAGAGCTTATACCTCTTATTTGAATCAATCAGAAGTTACTACAGAAGCCGTAGATAAAATTGCCGATTTTGTATTGAATCATAGAAGTACAAATCAGCATCAGAACCAGAAACAACCGAATCAAAACGAAAACGAGCAACCAAAAGAATCTCCTTCAAATGGAACTCCTTCTAAAGAAGAAAACATACATATTCTAAGTCCCTTAAACGAATTTAGAAAACCAAAAGATATAGCTGCGAATACAATTGATAACGGCGCAAATTCAAATCAAATTAACCAAGCAACTATTACTTCCATAAATACAAAAAAGACGGTAAGTCAATATGTAGCGACAGATAAATTTGAATTAAAAACAAAAAGGAAGAACAACCTTTTGAAGCAGCATCATATCTTTTTAATAGATTCTAGTGGTTCTATGATGAAAGATGAAATTATAGCATATGCTAAAGGAGCTGTGCATAAAATTGCAGAACAATCGAAAAAACAACATACACAATTCTCTATGGTTTCTTTATTTGATGGAGAAGCGCAACATATTTTAAATCAAACAGGAATTCTAAAAGAAATTGAAACGGTATTAACAGATCTTAAAACTGGGGGTAAGACCAATTTAATAGCTGGTTTTAAAAAAATAAAAGGAATTTGTTCGGATATAGCATTTCATCATCACCTTCATATTATTACAGATGGAAAATTAAATACGGAACATACTTTAGAAGATATAGTACTCGCTTTTCAGACGTATTGCAAAGGAATACATACCACTCAAATAGTTGATGCAGAAAAAGGGGTGGTAAAAATTGGAGTTGCTAAAGAATTTGCGAAGCGTATTCAAGCTAATTATGAAATTTTAATGAGGACAACAGTTTCTGAAAGCCCAAAATATACTGAAGGATGA